A stretch of Gorilla gorilla gorilla isolate KB3781 chromosome 9, NHGRI_mGorGor1-v2.1_pri, whole genome shotgun sequence DNA encodes these proteins:
- the LOC101153055 gene encoding olfactory receptor 9I1-like, translating into MAKRNLSTVTEFIPVVFTDHPELAVPLFLVFLSFYLVTFLGNGGMIILIQVDAQLHTPMYFFLSHLVFLDACCASVITPQILATLATDKTVISYGCCAVQLSFFTICAGTECYLLSVMAYDCFVAISNPLRYNMTMTPGTCRVFLAGAFICGVSGAILHTMCTFTLSFCCDYQINFFFCDLSPLLKLACSSMTQTEIVILLCAKCMSLANVMVILISYMLIIRAILRMKSAGG; encoded by the coding sequence ATGGCCAAAAGAAATCTCAGCACTGTGACAGAGTTCATTCCTGTAGTCTTCACAGATCACCCTGAACTGGCAGTTCCACTCTTCCTAGTGTTTCTCAGCTTCTATCTTGTCACTTTTCTGGGGAATGGGGGGATGATCATTCTAATCCAAGTGGATGCCCAActccacacccccatgtacttcttcctgAGCCACCTTGTTTTCCTGGATGCCTGCTGTGCCTCAGTAATCACCCCTCAGATTCTGGCCACACTGGCCACAGACAAGACAGTTATCTCCTATGGCTGCTGTGCTGTGCAGTTGTCTTTCTTCACCATCTGTGCAGGCACAGAGTGTTACCTGCTGTCAGTGATGGCCTATGACTGCTTTGTTGCCATTAGCAATCCACTGCGCTATAACATGACCATGACTCCAGGTACCTGCAGGGTCTTTTTGGCCGGTGCCTTCATCTGTGGGGTGTCTGGGGCCATTCTGCATACCATGTGCACATTCACCCTCTCCTTCTGTTGTGACTATCAGATCAACTTCTTCTTCTGTGACCTCTCACCCCTGCTGAAGCTCGCCTGCAGCAGCATGACACAAACTGAGATTGTCATTCTCCTTTGTGCAAAATGCATGTCCCTAGCCAATGTCATGGTTATCCTGATCTCCTACATGCTCATTATCAGAGCCATTTTGAGGATGAAGTCGGCAGGTGGGTAA